Proteins co-encoded in one Microcebus murinus isolate Inina chromosome 5, M.murinus_Inina_mat1.0, whole genome shotgun sequence genomic window:
- the RNF146 gene encoding E3 ubiquitin-protein ligase RNF146 isoform X1: MMAGCGEIDHSINMLPTNRKANESCSNTTPSLTVPECAICLQTCVHPVSLPCKHVFCYLCVKGASWLGKRCALCRQEIPEDFLDKPTLLSPEELKAASRGNGEYAWYYEGRNGWWQYDERTSRELEDAFSKGKKNTEMLIAGFLYVADLENMVQYRRNEHGRRRKIKRDIIDIPKKGVAGLRLDCDANTVNLARESSADGADSISAQSGASVQPLVSSSVVRPLTSVDGQLTSPATPSPDASTSLEDSFAHLQLSGDNIAERSHRGEGEEDHESPSSGRVPAPDTSIEETESDASSDSEDVSAVVAQHSLTQQRLLIPNANQIVPDRSGTDRSVAGGGTVSVSVRSRRPDGQCTVTEV; the protein is encoded by the coding sequence GATGGCTGGCTGTGGTGAAATTGATCACTCAATAAACATGCTTCCTACGAACAGGAAAGCAAATGAGTCCTGTTCTAATACTACACCTTCTCTAACCGTCCCTGAATGTGCCATTTGTCTGCAAACATGTGTTCACCCGGTCAGTCTGCCCTGTAAGCATGTTTTCTGCTATCTGTGTGTAAAGGGAGCTTCCTGGCTTGGAAAGCGCTGTGCTCTTTGTCGACAAGAAATTCCTGAGGATTTTCTTGACAAGCCAACCCTGCTGTCACCTGAAGAACTCAAGGCAGCAAGTAGAGGAAATGGTGAATATGCATGGTATTACGAAGGAAGAAATGGGTGGTGGCAGTATGATGAGCGCACTAGTAGAGAGCTGGAAGATGCTTTTTCCAAAGGTAAAAAGAACACTGAAATGTTAATTGCTGggtttttatatgttgctgaTCTCGAAAATATGGTTCAATATAGGAGAAATGAACATGGACGTCGCAGGAAGATTAAGCGAGATATAATAGATATACCAAAGAAGGGAGTAGCTGGCCTTAGGCTAGACTGTGATGCTAATACTGTAAACCTAGCAAGAGAGAGCTCTGCTGATGGAGCGGACAGTATATCAGCACAGAGTGGAGCTTCTGTTCAGCCTCTAGTGTCGTCTTCTGTTGTAAGGCCTCTCACGTCAGTAGATGGTCAGTTAACAAGTCCCGCAACCCCATCCCCTGATGCAAGCACTTCTCTGGAAGACTCTTTTGCTCATTTACAACTCAGTGGAGACAACATAGCTGAAAGGAGTCATAggggggaaggagaagaagatCATGAATCACCGTCTTCAGGCAGGGTACCTGCACCAGACACCTCCATCGAAGAAACCGAATCAGATGCCAGTAGTGATAGTGAGGATGTATCTGCGGTTGTTGCACAGCACTCCTTGACCCAACAGAGACTTCTGATTCCTAATGCAAATCAGATAGTACCTGATCGATCAGGAACTGATCGGTCAGTAGCAGGGGGTGGAACAGTGAGTGTCAGTGTCAGATCTAGAAGGCCTGATGGACAGTGCACAGTAACTGAAGTTTAA
- the RNF146 gene encoding E3 ubiquitin-protein ligase RNF146 isoform X2: MAGCGEIDHSINMLPTNRKANESCSNTTPSLTVPECAICLQTCVHPVSLPCKHVFCYLCVKGASWLGKRCALCRQEIPEDFLDKPTLLSPEELKAASRGNGEYAWYYEGRNGWWQYDERTSRELEDAFSKGKKNTEMLIAGFLYVADLENMVQYRRNEHGRRRKIKRDIIDIPKKGVAGLRLDCDANTVNLARESSADGADSISAQSGASVQPLVSSSVVRPLTSVDGQLTSPATPSPDASTSLEDSFAHLQLSGDNIAERSHRGEGEEDHESPSSGRVPAPDTSIEETESDASSDSEDVSAVVAQHSLTQQRLLIPNANQIVPDRSGTDRSVAGGGTVSVSVRSRRPDGQCTVTEV; this comes from the coding sequence ATGGCTGGCTGTGGTGAAATTGATCACTCAATAAACATGCTTCCTACGAACAGGAAAGCAAATGAGTCCTGTTCTAATACTACACCTTCTCTAACCGTCCCTGAATGTGCCATTTGTCTGCAAACATGTGTTCACCCGGTCAGTCTGCCCTGTAAGCATGTTTTCTGCTATCTGTGTGTAAAGGGAGCTTCCTGGCTTGGAAAGCGCTGTGCTCTTTGTCGACAAGAAATTCCTGAGGATTTTCTTGACAAGCCAACCCTGCTGTCACCTGAAGAACTCAAGGCAGCAAGTAGAGGAAATGGTGAATATGCATGGTATTACGAAGGAAGAAATGGGTGGTGGCAGTATGATGAGCGCACTAGTAGAGAGCTGGAAGATGCTTTTTCCAAAGGTAAAAAGAACACTGAAATGTTAATTGCTGggtttttatatgttgctgaTCTCGAAAATATGGTTCAATATAGGAGAAATGAACATGGACGTCGCAGGAAGATTAAGCGAGATATAATAGATATACCAAAGAAGGGAGTAGCTGGCCTTAGGCTAGACTGTGATGCTAATACTGTAAACCTAGCAAGAGAGAGCTCTGCTGATGGAGCGGACAGTATATCAGCACAGAGTGGAGCTTCTGTTCAGCCTCTAGTGTCGTCTTCTGTTGTAAGGCCTCTCACGTCAGTAGATGGTCAGTTAACAAGTCCCGCAACCCCATCCCCTGATGCAAGCACTTCTCTGGAAGACTCTTTTGCTCATTTACAACTCAGTGGAGACAACATAGCTGAAAGGAGTCATAggggggaaggagaagaagatCATGAATCACCGTCTTCAGGCAGGGTACCTGCACCAGACACCTCCATCGAAGAAACCGAATCAGATGCCAGTAGTGATAGTGAGGATGTATCTGCGGTTGTTGCACAGCACTCCTTGACCCAACAGAGACTTCTGATTCCTAATGCAAATCAGATAGTACCTGATCGATCAGGAACTGATCGGTCAGTAGCAGGGGGTGGAACAGTGAGTGTCAGTGTCAGATCTAGAAGGCCTGATGGACAGTGCACAGTAACTGAAGTTTAA